The Microcebus murinus isolate Inina chromosome 23, M.murinus_Inina_mat1.0, whole genome shotgun sequence genome includes the window atgttttcttctagaggtTTTACTAGAGTAttagttcttacatttattaatagctctataattcatttaattgacattgttttttattattaagattcTTACAGATGCTAGGGCTTGCTTTATAAGCATGTCTTTATCTGCTGTACACGAAGCAGTTTAAGAGTATAGACATGAGGTTTTCTATCTTAAAACAGTCTAAAAGTTGTTTTTCCAGACAAAATCTCTCATGGCTTCATCATCTTTATCATTTGACTTTTTATCCTCCCCTCCAAAATCTCAAGAAACAGAAGATTCTGGTCTAGCTGGTGGTGTTATCtgacatttttctgtttcagaataACCCTGTCCAAAACAGGAGGTATTGGTCAGTACTTTCTACCCTCCATCCACTTGAGCAGATAACATCCCTGAGCACCACTCTCCAGAGTAATCCCTATATTGTCTGCAAAGTGATCTTCAACCCCAGCCTCAAAGAACAGACCACTGATAGGACGAGGAGGCCTATGTAATTATAGGAGCTGTAATTACAAAGGCCAAAACCTACCATTCTAGTTAAACTCTAGCTATTCCAACCTCATGCTGTGAACAGTGAGGGTAGAGTATGCAATGAGAAAGATCTTATATCCTATGAATTCATATAGCCCCTGAGAAGACTTGCTTTCATAGCTGGAATGCTAACCCAAGTTTCTGTCTGCTCGTAATTCTGATTTtgaatttatacaatattttttatccCTCTGACCTGGGAAAGACTGAGCAAAAGAAAATGGACTTTGTTAGATCTTCATTAGCCATACAGAAGAATGTTTTGCCTCTCACTGTTGGGCTTGTGTCCTTGACTATTTCTTTCCTACTCTTGTTCACAATTACTCTCCAGGCAGAaaaccctccccctgccccttcaCATCCTAACTACCCATTGCCAGGACCCAACTCTGATATTTTTCTATGAATCCATCTGCTCAGGCTTCCTCAGTGATCTCCCTTTTCCCTGTCTTACAAAAGAGCACTGATACACTCAAAGGACCAGGagctaagagagagagagatgctttAATATACAGAAGAATAAGACACAGCCCATACCCGTAAGGGGGCTTCCAGCCTAGTGAACAGGTCAGACACCAATAGCTTATTATAATAAAGCTCTGTGATAAGAGATGAGCATCAAGCCCAATGAGAACACAAAGGCTAGGCACCCTGGTGAGACCAGGCTAGGCCAGAGTGTAGTATGGGATCAGGGAATATTTTACGAGAGAAGCAATAGCTTTAGTTGCATTTTGAGATTAACTTTGCATAGAGTATTGTTGAGGTGGTCCCAGGTACGCCTCTCCAAGCACAGAGGCATGAGAGAGCATGGGCTTGCTCCTGGGGGCAGAGGAGTCCAAAAGAAGATTAAGCTATTGACATATTGCAGACATGTTCGAGCACATAGAAAGTTGTCAAAAATATGTTGGTTGGTAGGTTCGAATGGGCTACCAAGTGAGGCTGTATAGATGTTTATAAAGAGATCTTGTGCGTGGCATAAAATCAGATCTTTTAAAAGCAGAAGGAGTAGAGTCTGTGTTTTTTATCCAGAGTCTGAGATCCTCCCCAATTCCTTCAGCCTGTTCTAAGCGGCTGcttctctccattttcctttGTCTCCCACTAGGAGGCAGCCTCCTTCCCTTTGCCCTCCAGGACAGGAAGGCTTTAAATAAACGATACATAATACACAAACATCTGTATAGTCCCCCAATATGAATAAGACCTTAAGCTTTGACCTTGATTGACTAGGAAAATGTTGTTCAGAGTCTTGGCTAGTTGGCCTAAAGCTCAAAACAGATGATTCTGGAATATGTAACTCTCTGACCTTCAAGTATCCCTGAAGGAGCTGCCCATATACCAATAGACACTGCTTTCTGTGGGCCATCTTCGTGTAGATGGTTAATGCAAGCAGCAATTTACAAATGCAAAGATTTCGGAACGCTGTGGTGGGGAAAGAGTGTTGCACTGTCTTTTTCTGTTGAGTTTATGCAACCTTGGGTCTCTAGGGAGTTTCCACAGAAAGTTAGTTCAGGGTGTGCTGGCTGTTGTGCCGTAGTTTACTGTTTATCTCATGGGGGTTGCGATGTAGGACACTTGTGTTTATGCTAGCGGCTTAAAACTTCTTAGAGAACTGGAACTGTAAGGCCCCAGCAGGCAGCCAAGTATGTTCCCAGGCATGTTTTTCTCAAGGCCTGGGGTTTCCATGTCACCTCTGCCAGTGGTGATAGGGAAACTCAGGAGAAGCTATTTAATTTGATTCTCACTGTCAACATGCTTATTGTATATTGTCTGGGCATGCCAGGCTGTCCTGGGAGAGATTTGTCAATCAGTTCAGCAGAACTTCCCAAAAGTTGTTACATCAGAGGGGTTTAGGCTATTTCTGAGTCATAAGAGGGGACAGCCAAGGCTAAGGACATGGTCAGCATCACTCAGACATATAGCATCTTGTCAAAATAAAGCCTTTGGCTGGCCTCCTGCTTAAGCCTTTTTAAGAATGATTTACTTTGACAGGTAACTGGTGCCAAGTCCAAGATTAGAAGCTACTACgtgtatggggggaggggggagaccaCGCAATGTTTTCAAAGGAGGAAATTCAGCTTTTCCTCCTTTGAGCTTTGCTGAAGTCCCTCCAGGGTTTTCAAAGGGAAAGCCAGCATCGGTTCCTTCAACAAACATGTGCTGAGCCCAAATTCTTGACGGGGCTGAGGACTGTCAAGGACTGGGAGAGCAGCTTTGGCCCGCACACCTGCCACAGAGGGGCTGGCACTCCAGCGAAGGAACACAGGGAAAGCCCCCAAGTCCTTCAGTTTTTCATGTGACACATTcatgagaataaataataaacagaaaggaaatatcaCTTTTAAAGAGATAacgcaaaagcaaaacaaagacaccAACCCTGATTGCTAAGAGCTTCTATACAGTGGAAGAGTCACACATGtgtttaataaaataagttattataaTGTGGATAACTGCCACCCTTATAATATAggtatttttgtaaattattatgAGAATGCTGAAGAAGGAGTTATGGAGAGAAGCTTGACCGTTTTCCTGCAAAGATTTTGCAATCCTAATGGTAGAGGAAGCCAGGAGGAATCAGCTTTCAGGAGGACAGTGGCCTTAGCTTCAGGCAAATCGTATTTGTTTatcagcaaatacttattgaatgcctATCATGTGCTGTTAGGTTATTGGGATACATCGGTGAATAAAAGGGAAGGATGgaggtggagaaaaaaaataaaaaacaaacaaaaagtgaataaaagagaagaaGATTCCCGCTCTTATATtctatcaaacaaacaaacaaaaaacccaaaaaacatgcAATGACCAATAAAAGCACTtcatttatagtaataaatagaAAGCAGTTTTTTTAATTGATGGGGATACTAAAAGCCATAGGATATCACATCTCTTGAGGCTGAAGTCCCCCTAAATAATAGTATCAAGTAGTATGTTAGGAAAATGACCCACCCCAGTATATATACTGAAGACCACTATGGCCATTTCAAACTACAAATGAGATGTTTCTGAACATGCTGTTGGGACGAGGGGCATAGGATGCCTCTTTAGGGCTGGTACCAGCTGGCTCCGGAACACACTGGTCATGGGCGCATAGAATAAGGCAACATTACTGGTGGAAGTGACATTGGTAGTACCCTGGTCAAATGATTCTTTTCTATGATGTGTTGCAATCAATTCTGTGAGAGGCATCACAAGTAAATTGCTACAAATACTGTATTTCCTTAAATCACCTCACTGATTAAACAAAAACTGAttctttggggagaaaaaaacagtaaatatgcacaaaattattctatttatggctggagaaaaatgcattttcacattcagtgtttattatttttattttattttttattttatttatttttttttgagacagagtctcactttgttgcccaggctatagtgagtgctgtggcgtcagcctggctcacagcaacctcaatctcctgggctcagggatcctactgcctcagcctcccgagtagctgggactacaggcatgtgccaccatgcccggctaattttttgtatatatatttttagttggtcaattaatttctttctatttttggtagagatggggtctcgctcaggctggtttcgaactcctgaccttgagcgatctgcccgcctcagcctcccaaagtgctaggattacaggcgtgagccaccgcgcccggcccacattcaGTGTTTAAAATTCCCGTCATTTACTTTTTTAGCCATGAGTAGCTACGCAGAGCATTGTGGGGAGGAGCTACTATTTTGGGGAGCTTTACTGCTTTTGAACATTTAACATTGACTTTTAACAtgatgcatatttaaaaatagctgggTTTTGTCTGCATTTCTTGTTTGATTAAACCTGTTTTGTTTCCTGCTTCATTACATTGTGTGTTGAGGAGGTTAAAAAGTTCTTCTTGAAAATAGGCTAGGAAATGCTGTCAGACCCATGTTTGGAGTCCGAGACACAGTCCTTCATGACATACGAGTCAGTTATACCAAGTTCTCCCACCTAGACTTTCGCTGCTTCTAACGTCATTGtgtctcaacaacaaaacaaaattctccTTAGGTTCCAAAGGACATTTGGTTGTTGCTTTACCAAAACAATGTGGAGGGGCATCACTCCTCTCCTGCCAAGCTGTGATTGACCTGTCCCAACTGTATTTGCCTGCTCTTATGTATACAGGGAACTTTTTATTTCGATGCTGAAACATGGGGTAATATTTTGATggtattttaaacaatatttagaaAACCACATTAAGTAAAAATTAACCGCACTTGGTGCCaccaatgaaaataatataatcaggTGTCAATGAAACAATGGAGAACCCAGCtaagtctgcacaggtgtgggcAATTCGAACCACTTTTTGGCATGGCGTGGAAGTTGGCAGGTTTTCTTTTGTCATCAGTTGTAAGGTTGatttgggaaatgcaaaaaaAGTGTGAAGATATGAAGACAATGAAAcaaccacagaaacacaaaatccTGACTCTTAGAAACAAGGCGATATCCAGTAGATAGGGTATCGATATTTATAAGAAATGCAATGTTGCTGACTTTAAGATAGAGGAAGAGGGCCATAGCCAAGGAATGTGAGCAGTCCCTAGAAGCTGAAAATGCAAGGATACAGATTCTaacccagagcctccagaaggaatgcagccttGGTGACACCTTCATTTGAGTCCAGTGATATCTGTGTTGGACTTTTAACCTATGGAACTGTAAGAGAAGACatatatgttgttttaaaccactaagtttgtggcatttgttatagcagcaataagaaacGAATACAggccacctgtaatcctagtactctggggggctgaagcaggaggattccttgagctcaggagttcaggaccagcctgagcaagaacaagaccctgtctctacaaaattaaaaaaaaaaaaaaaatagtagccaggtatggtggcaggaacctgtagttctagctactcaggttggaggctgagacaagaggatcacttgtttgagcccaggagtttgaggttgcagtgagctatgataatgcctctgcactttagccagggcaacagagtgagactctgtctccaaaaacaaagaaaaaaaaaagaaactaatacgCACATTTCATCTACGTTTCCCAGCCTCCCTACAGTGTAGGTGGGGCTGTGAGACTTCATGGACTATGGGTGGGTGTGACGTGCACCCCAACAGGGCCCAACTTTTGAACTGTCTTGTGTAACTTCTTataatctctctctgtctctgctgtTGGTTAGGTAGTCAAGTGCACAAACTCAGTAGAGGATTTCGAGGAGGCTCTAGCGAATGGCAGAACCACTGGATGAAAACAGCCTGGAATCCTAGTCACCATTTAGAGGTCTTCCCATATCAGCTTATATAGAGAAAGCCACCTCATTTTTCAGCAACCACGAGATGCTCTATTTCATGGAAGCACATTTGTATTTAACAAATTCCTATGGATAGATTGTTTATAGTCATTTGCTACTGTAAACAATAGTGCAACTACCTCTATCTGTctatatctatcttttttttttttgtatacttaCAAGAAGAACATTCTTGTAAGTTGCATTTAAAAGGTACTTGTATTTTTAAGGTTTTGCACCTTAAAAACTTCTGCCTGGACTGTTCTTTCCTAAGACAAGGCTGGCTGCTCCTTGTCATTGAGGCTTCAACTTAAAAAGTACTTGATATTACatcacactattttatttttatttttttttttatttttttatttttttttctctttccaactGTGAACATGATGGATTTCTTGAGGTTATTTCCACCATTCCCTGAtgctttatttcaaaacatttcaaaCCACAGAAAAGTTGAGAGAATAGTATAAGGAACACGTACAGATCCCGCACCTAGATCTTTGCTTTATGTCTTTGAAAGTAAGCTGTAGAGGTCATCACACTTCATGCCTGAGTACTGAAGCTTGTAACTTCTAAAGGAAGGACGGTCTTTAGTGTAATCATCATATATCATCACACCCAGGACACCAGCACTGGTAGTAGACTGTCATCTAACAGTCCATTTCAATTGGGTGGGGGGTCATCAGTTTTAAGTATTAATAGCTTCTTTCTACACTTTAATGTGTCTTCCTCTCAGGATGGAGTCTTTGGCAAGTGCTTAAATTTGTCAGAAACAAAAACGCAAAGTGGAACTGGAGCACATCACAGACCTTGGACCAGAAGTGGCCTGTGAGGTACTGGAAGAGATGCCACCGTGTGAGTTGATGGTCACACAGCTTGAGGACCATGAAGCCCAGACAGGAGAACACTCCTAGAGCTAGGTAGGTGGCTGAGGAGGTGCTGCCATACCGACGCTGGGCACGCAGGGCCTGCCCCACTGTGGCCACCACGTGAACACCCAGTGTGGCCTCGAACCCGTGAGGGTGCAGTAGTGCAAGGCCGTAACTGGCCAGGGAGAGGCACTCGATGGACAGGAACAACCAGGGCTTCCAACCCCTGTCTAGGTAGAAGCACCAGGCCAGCGGCCACGCAAAGATGGGCAAAGTGAGCCACTGGTCAAGCACCGCGGCGGAGTGCATCTGGGTCCAGATGCGCAGCCACTGCACAGGACCGTAGAGCAGCGCCATGCCCGCGAAGACGGCTTCCAGGTAGCTGGCCCTCCCCATCTCCACTGGGAACCCTGGGGCACTGCTGTTCCTCCGCAACCAGTACACACCCAGGAGCACGTAGCCCAAGTTCACGAGCGAGTTGAAGGGCATGGCCAGGAAGGCTGGGAGGCCGGCCACGGGCACTTCTGCATAGTGCTCATAGCCCACTTGGACGAAGACACCCTCGAAAATGCCTGTGTAGACGGTAGCAGCACACAGGCAGCCTGCTACAGCCACATGAAAGAGGGCCTGCCCCAACTCTGGCTTCATCTGGAACCCTCAGTGTGATCTGGGGCAGAGAGCTTAAAAGCGCAGCAGCCAACAGCCACTGTGATTTCAGAATTCAGATAAACAGCTTTCGGAAAACACTCCTTGGCTTCCCAGCTGAGCCACCAGGAAGACTTCCAGTGATTTCCTACACAGATGCTGCGACCTTGCCCTGGAGGAAGGCAGGAGCCCTGCTGATTGGCTGGCACCAGTGGAGGACCGTTCTGCCTTTTTCCTTTGTGGTTACAAAAAGAGTATGGTTAGAAAACAAACATCCAAAAAAGAGCCTCCATCTTCCCGACTTTGAGCCTCGGGATCCACCAACAGTTTTCATcagacaaaacaaataaaagtcaaATGATACCCACAGTATGTTCACCTTCTTACTCATGGCTTCTAGAAGCCTCTGGAATTCTCTACTCCCTCTGTCTCCTGGCACCTATGCTGCTCTTCTTTCATCTGTGTACAATAAAAATCCTGCTCATTGTCCTAGTTCCCTTAAAGCCGCTGCATTTAGAGACTTAAACTTTTCCTAGGTCTGTCATTCCAACTCAGAACGTGGAACTTTCTAGGCCACCTGAAGCTTTTAACCAAATACCCAGTTGAACTAGAGACCATTAGATGCAGTCTGAGTTCTGGCTCTGGGACAAGGGACAGTGCGGAGCTGGAGGGGGACAGTGATCACCCTGCCTCATCCCTCTGCCTTCCTACAATGTGCTGAGCCCCAAGTCACCTTCTTTCCTCAGCCCACGCTAAAACCTTCCGTTTCCTGTAGCGACAGAACTAGAGACACAATCTACCTGACTGCCCACTGCTCTGGGGCTGGCTGTGGTGTGAGTTAGCCTAGCAGCTGAAACATGTATGAATATCACAGGGAGAAGAGGTTCAATGCTCTGAAAAGGACTCACAGATAAGAGGGTGGGCAGGTGTCGGGGAGAGAGAGTAGAGGGCCTCAAGTTCCAGGTAGCCTGATGCCAGACTGCTTCAGTTCCAAACCTCAGCTAGCCCACTTACTAATCATGTGACCTTGGGCCTTAACaattctgggcctcagtttgcttatctgtaaaatggggatgctaCCAGGGTTGTCCTGTggattaaatgtttttttgttgttgttgttgttgttgttttttttttttttttttttattttttttttttttgagacagagtctcgctttgttgtccaggctagagtgagtgccgtggcgtcagcctagctcacagcaacctcaaactcctgggctccagtgatccttctgcctcagcctcccgagtagctgggactacaggcatgcgccactatgcccggctaattttttatatatatatcagttggccaattaatttct containing:
- the LOC105855630 gene encoding transmembrane protein 187-like, with translation MKPELGQALFHVAVAGCLCAATVYTGIFEGVFVQVGYEHYAEVPVAGLPAFLAMPFNSLVNLGYVLLGVYWLRRNSSAPGFPVEMGRASYLEAVFAGMALLYGPVQWLRIWTQMHSAAVLDQWLTLPIFAWPLAWCFYLDRGWKPWLFLSIECLSLASYGLALLHPHGFEATLGVHVVATVGQALRAQRRYGSTSSATYLALGVFSCLGFMVLKLCDHQLTRWHLFQYLTGHFWSKVCDVLQFHFAFLFLTNLSTCQRLHPERKTH